One window from the genome of Deltaproteobacteria bacterium encodes:
- a CDS encoding flagellar hook assembly protein FlgD, with protein sequence MTVDSILSGLSSATTNTSSSSPSASSALDKDDFLQLLVTQLQHQDPLNPLDDKEFIAQLAQFSSLEQMNNVAAGIESINETLAKQDALSAASYIGKNVVAEGNAITKMDEGVTPIYFTLNDAASTVRINVYDQNNNIVSTQSLNSMQAGEYNFSWDGLEYTGNEAPNGKYSVYFAAESSDGSAVLVNTKVTGTIVGISRNSDGTSFTLGDGRTVGFDDISMVTQGTSASSVSSSSTEDASSADDTPSTEKASTEDSSATDASSSRAEAEG encoded by the coding sequence ATGACCGTTGATTCCATTCTTTCCGGATTAAGTTCCGCGACAACGAATACTTCCAGTTCGTCGCCGAGCGCGAGTAGCGCCCTGGACAAGGATGATTTTTTACAGCTGCTGGTCACGCAGCTTCAGCATCAGGATCCGCTCAATCCGCTCGATGATAAGGAATTCATTGCCCAGTTGGCGCAGTTCTCGAGCTTGGAGCAAATGAACAATGTCGCGGCCGGGATCGAATCGATCAATGAAACCCTGGCCAAGCAGGATGCCTTGAGCGCCGCGAGTTACATTGGCAAGAATGTGGTCGCCGAGGGCAACGCAATCACGAAGATGGATGAAGGCGTCACGCCGATCTATTTCACGCTGAATGATGCGGCGTCGACAGTGCGAATCAATGTTTATGACCAGAATAACAACATCGTAAGCACGCAAAGTTTGAATTCCATGCAGGCTGGTGAGTATAATTTTTCATGGGATGGACTTGAATACACGGGAAACGAAGCGCCGAATGGGAAATACTCGGTGTATTTCGCGGCCGAAAGCTCCGATGGCAGCGCGGTTCTCGTGAATACAAAGGTCACTGGAACAATAGTTGGTATTTCAAGAAATAGCGACGGGACTTCTTTTACGCTGGGCGACGGTCGTACGGTCGGGTTTGACGATATTTCCATGGTCACCCAGGGAACTTCGGCCTCGTCGGTATCTTCGTCGTCCACGGAGGATGCATCGTCCGCGGACGACACGCCATCCACGGAAAAGGCCTCCACGGAGGACTCGTCAGCGACCGACGCCTCGTCGTCACGGGCGGAAGCTGAAGGCTAG